A stretch of DNA from Tistrella bauzanensis:
CGGCAAGCGGGTCGGCGGCATAGCCATCGGCCAGCAGATTGCCGAAGCTGCGCGCCATCTCGGTGGCGCGGGCGCTATCTGCGGCCGTCCCCATGGCGCCGGTGCGGGCCGACACCAGCAGATAGGCTGCCTTGTCGACCTGGATCAGCTTGAAGATCAGCTTCTGCGGCACCGGCTGGCCCTGCTCGTCGATGCGGGTCGACAGCGTGTCGTCGTCATAGGTGACGTCGGTGCCGGTCAGTTGCAACGCCGACAGGATCTCGCCCAGCGAGGCGCCAGGCGATGCCGAGGCCAGCAAAGCCACGGCGCCGGCAACATGGGGCGCCGCCATTGATGTGCCGGAGAACGGCGCATAGCCACCGTTATAGACCGACGACACCACATCGACGCCCGGCGCCATCAGTTCGACCAGTTCCGACTGGTTGGAAAAGTCGGCGATGATGAGGTTGTTGTCGACCGCGCCCACCGGAACGGCGCCAGTCAGGCAGGCCGGGGTCGATACGGTGGTGGTGTGATACTCATTGCCTGACGACACGATGCTGGCGATGTTCGCCGCTGCCGCACCCTGGAACGCCGCCGACGTCTCGGCACCACCAGGCGTGGTCTCATCGCAGATCCCGGAATACTCGCCGGCACCCAGGCTCATATTGACCGCGACCACCCGATACTGGGCCGCAAGTGTCGCAACATGATCGTAAGCGCGGGTGATGATGCCATTGAGTGCAACCGCGCAATCGGGGTCATCGGTGCCGCAGCCGGCTTCCTCGTCCAGCCCCTCAGGGGAGGCCATGCGGATCGCCGCGATCATCGCGTCGGGCGCCACGCCGAAGGCCTCGCCATTATTGCCGGCGACGGTGCCGGCAACATGGGTACCGTGGGCCGCGTCTTCATCGCTGTAATCGGGGGATGCGCTGCCGGCGCCGGTCGCGAAGTCGGTGCCATTGCCGCAATCGGCCGACACATCGCCGACCGACATGCCAACACAGGCTTCCTCGACCACGTTCTTCTGAAGGAAGGGGTGGCTGGCCTCGACGCCGCTGTCGATCACCACCACCATCGTGCCCTGGCCGGTGATGCCGCGTTCCCACAGCGCCCGCGCACCGATCAGATCGACGGAATTCATCACCCCGCCCGGCTGGTCGGCATGGGCCGGGTTCACCTCGGCCACCAGACCGGCAAGGCCACCTGCGAGTGCGGTGGTCACGGCAAGACTTGCAGCGAGCCGCGAACCGCCATCGAGGCGACGTCGGATGGTGCGGGACAGGCGAAGATCATCGGGCCGCCCGGCGATGCCGGCGGAGGGCTGAGCGGTGGTCATCGGTGACGGAACTCTCATACAGGGCCGACAAGGGAGGTCGCCTGCCCCGGTTAATCAATGCCCCACAATCGCCAGCCGACCAAAGAACGTCAATATTATGTAAAACCGGATCAACCAAGGTTTACCCGCAGCGATCAAGACACTGCATAATGATCGATCAAAAATGGCCGGACGTGCACAACGAAACGCGCGTCACGCCAAACGCTTCTCTAGGCGGAGCTTCTCGATCATCATGTGAAGATCACGGTCACGCGTGGTGAACCGTTCCACCAGCCGATATCCACGCCGCCGAAAGAAGGCAAGCGACCGATCGTTTCCGATCAGGGTTTCAAGCGTGACACGTTTGCAGCCCCTGGCCGCTGCCGCCTGTTCAAACGCGGCCAGCAACTGGCTGCCAAGCCCCCGGCCCCAGGCCCGCGGCTCCACCCACAGATCGGTCAGTTGTTCGTCGCCGGGCTCGCTGGCCACCACGCCCAGCACATGGCCGCCGACATCGGCCACCAGCATCCGTTCGGGCGCATCCCGCAGGATTGCCGCGATGGCCGCACCGTCGGCCATCGGTGCGCGCGCCGATGCCGGCAGCAGGCCGCCGGGCCCCTTTTCCCAGGCGGCAATACACACCCGCAGCGCCGCCGTCGCGTCGCCGGCACGGATCTCGCGGACCGTCACCGGCAGATTGGCCGCCGCCGGCTTTGCCGCCGCAGCATCGCCCGTAGAACCGGTGCGTCTGTCCATTGCCTTGATGCCCTACCTGTCGCGCCTGCCGTCCCGTTCAACAGGCACGGGATGAGCCCTTCGGCCTGCGGGGAGGAGACCATGTCATTGTGCAGCACCCCACCGGGCCGATCAAATGAAGCTTCTAGCCGAAATCAACCGTGGTGGGCCAGCAGCGAATGCACAGGGTGCATTCTGTTCGGATGAAAATCACACATCGCGCGAACGA
This window harbors:
- a CDS encoding autotransporter domain-containing protein — protein: MTTAQPSAGIAGRPDDLRLSRTIRRRLDGGSRLAASLAVTTALAGGLAGLVAEVNPAHADQPGGVMNSVDLIGARALWERGITGQGTMVVVIDSGVEASHPFLQKNVVEEACVGMSVGDVSADCGNGTDFATGAGSASPDYSDEDAAHGTHVAGTVAGNNGEAFGVAPDAMIAAIRMASPEGLDEEAGCGTDDPDCAVALNGIITRAYDHVATLAAQYRVVAVNMSLGAGEYSGICDETTPGGAETSAAFQGAAAANIASIVSSGNEYHTTTVSTPACLTGAVPVGAVDNNLIIADFSNQSELVELMAPGVDVVSSVYNGGYAPFSGTSMAAPHVAGAVALLASASPGASLGEILSALQLTGTDVTYDDDTLSTRIDEQGQPVPQKLIFKLIQVDKAAYLLVSARTGAMGTAADSARATEMARSFGNLLADGYAADPLAAYRALDVVGRANIDAALAQLGPDRNLATAEASLALLGEIGRTVSARLGGLRAGAAGTAGLDIQRQFAAVATVMSDATSGQGGIASLARLPGMEGAETGAWVRGFGQWLDRDGTAERDGFRASGGGVVGGIDMAAGDGWRVGGFMAYGRSNTRTDGGLGEGTVDLASLGAYGGYSQGRYHLDGSLSVGYGWGETDRTIALPGLLRTANAETEGLAVQSRLGLGATYDVSGWVVGPELWLGYAGIAQKGYTETGAGSLNATVDDLWLGEIGTGLGVTVGRQFDLGGPILMPAVTLGMGYRSPTGDDTMSGRLGGGSAGAFALDMARDNELTFDPAVEVALGIDASTSAFASWRGRFGDGVADNAGTVGVRITW
- a CDS encoding GNAT family N-acetyltransferase; translated protein: MDRRTGSTGDAAAAKPAAANLPVTVREIRAGDATAALRVCIAAWEKGPGGLLPASARAPMADGAAIAAILRDAPERMLVADVGGHVLGVVASEPGDEQLTDLWVEPRAWGRGLGSQLLAAFEQAAAARGCKRVTLETLIGNDRSLAFFRRRGYRLVERFTTRDRDLHMMIEKLRLEKRLA